DNA from Archaeoglobus veneficus SNP6:
AAAGGTTTGCAAAGGCAGAAAAGCTCAGAGATGAGGCTGAGAAGCTGATTAGGCAAAGAGATTCTGAAGTGAAGCCTTCCCCCCACTGGAGGAGGGGTTTGAGCGACGAGGAAATAGTTAAAGCGGCTGAAAGAGGGAAGAGGTTCAGAGGAATTCCGTATAGAGTTCTGAAGTCAATGGCTAAGTGGATAAAGCTCAATCGAGAAATCCAAAAGCTGCTCGACGAGGCACGGGAGATTGAAGAGGAGATAGCGAGAGAAATAATCAACAGTTCTCAAGTAGTCCTTGCAACCAACTCGTCTGCAGCGCTGGAGTTAATCAAAGACGTAGAGTTTGACGTTGCAGTCATCGACGAAGCTTCGCAGGCGACGATCCCGAGCGTTCTGATTCCTATTTCAAAAACGAGACGCTTCGTTCTTGCCGGAGATCACAAGCAGCTACCGCCAACGGTTTTAAGCCAGGAGGCTGCGGAGCTAAGCGAAACGCTGTTCGAAAAACTCATCGAAGCTTATCCCGAGAACTCAAAAATGCTCGAAGTTCAGTACAGGATGAACAAGAAGCTCATGGAATTTCCGAGCAGGGAATTCTATGGTGGGAGGCTAAAAGCGGACGATAGTGTTAGGAACATCACCCTCGCCGACTTGGGTGTCAAGGAGCCGAAATTCGGTTTTTGGAATGAAGTCCTTGGCAGCGAACCCCTCGTGTTCATCGATACGTCGAAGTGCGCGGACAGGTGGGAGAGGCAGAGGAAAGGTTCTCCTTCAAGGGAGAACGAGCTCGAAGCGAGAATCATCAAGGAGCTCGTGGAAAGGTTGCTGAAGATTGGTGTTAAAGCTGGGCAAATAGGTGTGATAACCCCCTACGATGATCAGGTGGACTTAATTAAAAGGTACATAAAGGGAATCGAAGAAATTGAGGTAAAGACAGTTGATGGCTATCAGGGAAGGGAGAAGGACGTCATAATAATCTCCTTTGTAAGGAGCAACGAAAGAGGGGAAGTAGGCTTTTTAGATGATTTGAGAAGACTAAACGTCTCGCTGACGAGGGCAAGAAGAAAGCTAATCGCAATTGGTGATACCGAGACGCTAAGTACTAACGAAACATACAGGAGGTTCATAGAGTTCGTTAAAAAGGAGGGGAAGCTTGTTAGCCTATCAGCTCATCAATGTATGCTTCAAGGTTCAGCAAAAAGTCGTTGAACGCGTGGAAGGGCACGACTATGCAGCCCTCGTGCTCCACGATGCTGTCGTCTATTAGCGAAACGATAACGGGAACAACTTTTTTGCCAACAATCTTCTCGTAGCGTTTGCACCGCTCTGCGTGCTTCTTAGCTTCTTTTCTCAAGGCCGATGCTCTGTACCACGTATGGGTGTAGCGTTTCGCATCAATGGCAAGAATAAAACCGTAACGCTCCGCAACGACATCTATCTCTGCCCTTCCTTTTTCATCCTTAAAGACGACCCTGAAAGCTGTTTTAAACTCGTGCGCCTCCAGGATTTCCTTCGTAGCTTCTTCGAACTCCTGCCAGCTACTTACTTCTTGCTTTTTCGATTGCCTCACTTGTGAGTTCATCGCTGGATGTGAATACAACAAGGTATTTGGGCTTCTCGTCGAACTCGTCAACATCCTTTTCCTTGAAAACGTCAGCGACAACTCCGATAGTTACCATGTAAAAGTCTCGCTTTCCCAAGCCGTAGGAGTTGCCGCTTGCCTCGTCTATGTCCGTTACATCACTCGAAACGATTACCATCGTGTCTTCGCCAAGATTCTTTTCTAAGAACTTCATAAAACCCTCTTTGTCAAAAACGTAGGTAGGCATAACCTCAGCCCCCTACACAGCCCCCTTAAGCCTTTCGAAAAGTTCTGCCATGCCAAGGTTGCCCACTATCATGATGTCGCCAGCTGGATTCGCAATCCTGTAGTTACACAGATGGACATTCGGGCCCGTAGCGACAATGTCCCTCACCTCGACGATTTCGCCAACGTACGCTCCATGTCCCATATCGTTAAAGACGTCCTCGTTGCTTATTTCCCCCTTCACAAATCTCTCGATAAACTCTTCAATGCCGTTAGTACCTTTATTCCGCATTACGCTGGTGTGGTGCTCGAAAAGGGAGCATATGCGACCATCCTTATCTGCGACTGCTCCAACGACGTGGGAGTTGCCGAAGTTGAGCAAAAGGGCGGGAAAGTCCGTTACATCGAGCATACAGCCGGCTATTGCTGCAAATACTGTATCGATCACGTACAGTTCCAGTTCAACGCCTTCATCGTTACAGAAATCTTTAACACTTTGGGCAACACTCATCATTCTGTTGAATTCCCCGGGAATTTTTTCTGCAGGGAACAGGAAGTCGTGAAGGTATCCGCTCCGCTTTATCATTCTCTCGAACATCTTAAAGCGGAAACGCCTGTTGCTTTCGTGGGGCGAGAAGCCATGGTCTTGCACTGCCACAACCATCGTTGGCG
Protein-coding regions in this window:
- a CDS encoding AF2331 family protein, coding for MPTYVFDKEGFMKFLEKNLGEDTMVIVSSDVTDIDEASGNSYGLGKRDFYMVTIGVVADVFKEKDVDEFDEKPKYLVVFTSSDELTSEAIEKARSK
- a CDS encoding IGHMBP2 family helicase, whose translation is MDVDSYISRLRKLVELERRAEIESMKEEMRKLSGYERERRGRAILRLNGKVIGREFGYKLVKYGRKERIETEISVGDLVVISKGDPLKSDLIATVVEKGTRYIVVSIDSIPEWALKNVRIDLYANDITLKRMIENLEKLSESGKRTLRFLLGIERPRKPKAVNFEPFDNKLNESQREAVSLALGSRDFFLIHGPFGTGKTRTLTELILQEVKRGNKVLATAESNVAVDNLVERLAGKVRLVRLGHPSRISRHLIESSIFFQVEKHERFAKAEKLRDEAEKLIRQRDSEVKPSPHWRRGLSDEEIVKAAERGKRFRGIPYRVLKSMAKWIKLNREIQKLLDEAREIEEEIAREIINSSQVVLATNSSAALELIKDVEFDVAVIDEASQATIPSVLIPISKTRRFVLAGDHKQLPPTVLSQEAAELSETLFEKLIEAYPENSKMLEVQYRMNKKLMEFPSREFYGGRLKADDSVRNITLADLGVKEPKFGFWNEVLGSEPLVFIDTSKCADRWERQRKGSPSRENELEARIIKELVERLLKIGVKAGQIGVITPYDDQVDLIKRYIKGIEEIEVKTVDGYQGREKDVIIISFVRSNERGEVGFLDDLRRLNVSLTRARRKLIAIGDTETLSTNETYRRFIEFVKKEGKLVSLSAHQCMLQGSAKSR
- a CDS encoding restriction endonuclease; its protein translation is MRQSKKQEVSSWQEFEEATKEILEAHEFKTAFRVVFKDEKGRAEIDVVAERYGFILAIDAKRYTHTWYRASALRKEAKKHAERCKRYEKIVGKKVVPVIVSLIDDSIVEHEGCIVVPFHAFNDFLLNLEAYIDELIG
- a CDS encoding DUF1786 domain-containing protein → MGLFTLDVGSGTQDFLLFKDENIRNCPKMILPSPTRIVAGKIREATRQGKDIYLTGYTMGGGACVKAIKEHLNAGLKVYAEENPALTIADDLEKVKQMGILLSKPEGDVAVIEMRDVDIEFFRNVLEAVGEKLPPTMVVAVQDHGFSPHESNRRFRFKMFERMIKRSGYLHDFLFPAEKIPGEFNRMMSVAQSVKDFCNDEGVELELYVIDTVFAAIAGCMLDVTDFPALLLNFGNSHVVGAVADKDGRICSLFEHHTSVMRNKGTNGIEEFIERFVKGEISNEDVFNDMGHGAYVGEIVEVRDIVATGPNVHLCNYRIANPAGDIMIVGNLGMAELFERLKGAV